A region from the Lolium perenne isolate Kyuss_39 chromosome 4, Kyuss_2.0, whole genome shotgun sequence genome encodes:
- the LOC127294438 gene encoding uncharacterized protein isoform X1 — translation MRSSYMGKSKRGISHGTKFIKKKLKVSYPPLAFRKKPWDIWYDLTVAYYGYHRLSLPSLRPYIGHSTPHSKGTAIPSMYGSCSSLLISTHQRKGMLGMEEARY, via the exons ATGAGGAGTTCATATATGGGAAAGTCTAaaagaggaataagccacggtacaaaATTTATTAAGAAGAAGCTGAAGGTGTCATATCCGCCTCTTGCTTTCCGGAAGAAACCATG GGATATTTGGTATGATTTGACTGTGGCATATTATGGATATCACAGATTATCCTTACCTTCACTACGACCCTATATTGGTCATTCAACACCTCACTCCAAAGGCACCGCAATCCCCAG TATGTATGGCAGTTGCAGCAGCTTGCTAATTAGTACCCACCAAAG GAAGGGCATGCTGGGCATGGAAGAAGCAAGATATTAG
- the LOC127294438 gene encoding uncharacterized protein isoform X2: protein MGKSKRGISHGTKFIKKKLKVSYPPLAFRKKPWDIWYDLTVAYYGYHRLSLPSLRPYIGHSTPHSKGTAIPSMYGSCSSLLISTHQRKGMLGMEEARY from the exons ATGGGAAAGTCTAaaagaggaataagccacggtacaaaATTTATTAAGAAGAAGCTGAAGGTGTCATATCCGCCTCTTGCTTTCCGGAAGAAACCATG GGATATTTGGTATGATTTGACTGTGGCATATTATGGATATCACAGATTATCCTTACCTTCACTACGACCCTATATTGGTCATTCAACACCTCACTCCAAAGGCACCGCAATCCCCAG TATGTATGGCAGTTGCAGCAGCTTGCTAATTAGTACCCACCAAAG GAAGGGCATGCTGGGCATGGAAGAAGCAAGATATTAG